A genomic region of Pyrus communis chromosome 14, drPyrComm1.1, whole genome shotgun sequence contains the following coding sequences:
- the LOC137716020 gene encoding uncharacterized protein At5g02240, with protein MAMASRLSPTSILNLPIPARNLPNHPHRIPLFSIPPPLDLHANSSFNSTTISRSKGRSSPPALGAVQEEVAQSPSSERTGNSEASPSSSSKLVLVIGGTGGVGQLVVASLLDRNIKSRLLLRDPEKATTLFGEHDEETLQVFKGDTRNPEDLDPSIFEGVTHVICCSGTTAFPSKRWEGDNTPERVDWEGVRNLISALPSSLKRIVLVSSVGVTKSNELPWSIMNLFGVLKYKKMGEDMLRNSGLPFTIIRPGRLTDGPYTSYDLNTLLKATAGKRRAVLLGQGDKLVGEVSRHVVAEACIQALDIECTEGQIFEVNSVEGEGPGSDQQKWRELFKAARAQ; from the exons ATGGCCATGGCTTCCAGACTCTCACCTACTTCGATTCTTAATCTTCCAATCCCAGCTAGAAATCTCCCAAACCACCCTCACAGAATACCTCTTTTTTCTATTCCACCACCTCTGGATCTCCATGCAAATTCCTCCTTCAATTCAACAACCATTTCGCGCTCTAAAGGACGATCATCGCCACCGGCACTTGGTGCTGTCCAAGAGGAAGTCGCCCAGTCCCCAAGTTCAGAGCGCACCGGAAATTCAGAAGCTtccccttcttcctcttccaaGCTCGTTCTCGTCATTGGCGGCACCGGCGGCGTTG GTCAGCTGGTGGTGGCTTCGTTGCTCGACCGGAATATCAAGTCCCGACTATTGTTGCGTGACCCCGAGAAAGCCACTACATTATTTGGTGAACACGATGAAGAAACATTGCAG GTATTCAAAGGGGACACTCGGAATCCAGAGGATCTGGATCCATCTATTTTTGAG GGAGTCACCCATGTGATTTGCTGCTCGGGAACTACTGCCTTTCCTTCAAAGCGGTGGGAAGGCGATAATACACCAGAAAGAGTTG ATTGGGAGGGTGTGAGAAATCTTATATCTGCACTGCCTTCATCGCTGAAGAGAATTGTTCTTGTATCATCAGTAGGCGTAACCAAGTCAAATGAACTGCCATGGAG CATTATGAACCTTTTTGGCGTTCTCAAATATAAAAAGATGGGGGAGGATATGCTTCGTAATTCTGGCCTACCATTTACAATAATCAG ACCTGGTAGATTGACAGATGGACCTTACACATCATATGATCTTAATACATTGCTCAAAGCTACAGCTGGCAAACGGCGTGCAGTCCTATTAGGTCAAG GAGATAAGCTAGTTGGAGAGGTTAGCAGGCATGTCGTTGCTGAAGCTTGCATACAGGCGTTGGACATAGAATGTACCGAAGGACAAATTTTTGAAGTCAACTCGGTCGAG GGAGaaggcccaggaagtgatcagCAAAAGTGGCGGGAATTGTTCAAAGCCGCCCGAGCTCAATGA